The genomic region atttaatatcggTGTGCACAATAAATGTAACAGAATAtcataccaaaaaattaaatggttatattaattatattataaatattaagtgacaataatttttaatttgtattgtcACTGCAACAACttgaacaaatttaaatagtgACAATACTGTCATTGGGtataattagtgacaagaAAAATTTGCTTAAAAATTGTTACTATAAGCAATTAGTAACACAAATACGCTATAAATGTCTAGAGCTATAAATAATTCGAGTTGAGCTGATcgtatgatttttcaaacttgtttgaattattatcgagcttgaaaaattacgtctgactttattttgattattgatCTAATCAAGCTCAATGAGCTTTAGTTGGAGCAAACATGGGTCGGACtcgaaaaatttgatatttttaaatatattttattatttttgcactaattaaaaatgagctCGATTCGAGCTCAAAACTTTACcgaacaaaaattttcattcaagttTGGTTCGTTATGTAACAAATCGAGTTCAAACGAACTTTTGTCGATCGATTTCAATCAAATAtctaatagtttaatttattttttaacccTATAAATATGTTACTAAGTATTTATAAAGCAACATACTgcacatttttgttattattaattaggaaTAATTGATTACACCGCCTCCTATAAcatttgttgtaattacacatagatttCATGtgacttaaaaaattatatctagtacctgaaattttatttccatccaataaatagatgcattcattagtcaaaattatcatatttgttgatattaatacacatacacaagaaaaaaaaaaaatagagaaagaggacgaaaatttatacttagcttcggttgacttattactgacttattgcaggtcaacaAATCTTTTCGGATCAAAATCTCATTACaaggtaaatattaatttttattcttttattttttttataatatcagcaaattttacaaattttatctaaCGAATGAATTCattcattaaacaaaaataaatgtcaggagtattaaatgtaatttcttaaatcacaaaaaaaatttacgtgtaattacattaaatcaaATGATGACGGTATAATCATgcctaataattatattacgaTAAAACTCATAActactataatttaaaatatatttataataataattttaaatttatcagttAATACAAAATCAGTATAGTATTTGAGAGAGGACAGGTCTCCATGAAAGAAAGATTTAACGTAACGGAGGTGTGAAGTAAAATGAGGAGGCACAGATCTCTAAAACTTACCACTCTCATATTTGTTAATCATGCTATTGGTTTTGGTGTATCGTAATTTAATGCGTATTTATTGCGTGTACTGAATTTGTACAAATCAGAATCTCTGCTACAGAAATCAGAGCATTTTATGATTGCCTTTACAGTTTATGCTATTCATTAATTCCCGTTCGGTACTTTCTAAACTTATGGTAATAACACCACTAGTAAATACTAGTACCGCTTGTACGTCTCAtgtgtctattttttttaatttaaaatcataaatatttattaaaatattattatgaatttacttttttgtttgtcaaaatattttttgaattatagtAAATGtgataaagaataaataaaaggaataattGCACTCCATCCTTAcgaggtttggtataatttcaAGTTGATTTTTTGTAGTTACGATATCCAAAagatttgctttcatctaacaattTGGGTCCCTTCatcagtaaaaaaattattgaatttgttaatattaacaaaaaaataatttgaatgtaaaattgatatttaccctaagttgacttattacttacaaatcaaatatactttttctaattaaacGACCCTTTATGACGTTGAGGATATACCTCATTACATACATTAATGTGTTAATATAtgtaaggataatttggttataaaaaaatttatttcatctgtaataaattataataagtcaatttgagttaatatttttgtcacttttttttgttaatattagcaaattctgtaaattttgactaccggaaagacttatttgttaaacagaAACAACCTTCAAGTGTAtcagatgtaatttttcaaattataaaaaatttatatgtaattacatctaAACTATGgaaagaaaagtgtaattatcggtatataaaaataataacatcttagatttataaaaaaattgagatgtGATATAATGGagtataaaattacacaaaaactaatttgatattattttcctaaatagaaataattttatcaatatatttaaaaaaccGACAATAGACTATTAAGACTTTattaatagtatagattaCGCAGCACATTTggaaatttcttaaaaaaatatccgaaaaaacaaatagaattttgttttatttaattgggtcAAATCCAACTCAAAGTAACCACATGAAATCGTAATAAACATTTCTCAATCATTTAATCTGATCTCAATTCaactcaaataaattatactacaagtatattatatttattataaaattaatttaaaaaaataataaattatttaataatcgaTTTGATGCAATCGAATTTgattcaactaaattttttttcaaaaaggtaataattcatataatccAAGCCAGATAATAACCAAAcaaggagaaaaaaagaagcgaataattaataataataataataataataataatatacaagataaattactagaaactctttgttttgtttttttgggacAAAAATTAAGGGTTGAAAATGAGGTTTCCACATTTACATTTCCAGCTCATGGGCTTGTAGTTGGAATTGTCATCGCCTCTAGCATAGGCAATAACCGGAACAGCAGTGGAGGAGCTTCTGCTTCCGGCTCTACTCCCTGTTTGGGGGTTTGTCGGCACCTGAATGGCTTCGCAGTGGCCGCAAGAACTGCACCGCCCGTCGCAGCGAGGCGGCCGGGACCCTATCTGCGCTCTCAACACAGCTTTGTCTTCTTCATTTACTGTCTGCAAGGGAAATTGATTAACTTCAAAACAAGACCCTAAAGAAACACGTACAACAACACACACTGATCAGTCGACGGGTTTGTCTTACCTTGGAACTGTCAGCTGTTTGTGCTACTAGTTTTCGACCTGATTAGAAGATGCACAACAAATTATGAATGTCATGACGATGAATGTGAATATGTAAGAAAGTAACTGAGTCTCATTTATTACCTTCAGCAGTGAGTAATCTCAACTGGGACGAGGTGGAAATAAGGAGAATGAGAAGAGAAACAGCAAATTGGTGAAGTCTATGACAACATATGACATTGTGAGCGAGTCCCATTatcagaaattggaaaaatctCAACCTCAGaagattgagagagagagagagagagagagagagaaataagTCGATTTGAATGAATGTGATCAATATAAGTAGATGTGCCAGAAgccatttttccttttgttttttttcttttttggcttTTTGTGAAACCAAGAAATGAGATATTGGGACTTTAATCTCACTGATCGAGTGAACAGTGGACGCAACAAATTTTTACAGTATACATTGTCACATATGTCAATCTTTAGTTTGAATGATATATGTaatagaagaaac from Sesamum indicum cultivar Zhongzhi No. 13 linkage group LG3, S_indicum_v1.0, whole genome shotgun sequence harbors:
- the LOC105158567 gene encoding EPIDERMAL PATTERNING FACTOR-like protein 2; translation: MGLAHNVICCHRLHQFAVSLLILLISTSSQLRLLTAEGRKLVAQTADSSKTVNEEDKAVLRAQIGSRPPRCDGRCSSCGHCEAIQVPTNPQTGSRAGSRSSSTAVPVIAYARGDDNSNYKPMSWKCKCGNLIFNP